From the genome of Medicago truncatula cultivar Jemalong A17 chromosome 2, MtrunA17r5.0-ANR, whole genome shotgun sequence:
TCTGGATGATATTCTCAGAACAAATGAAGACCTGGTTGTGAAAAGTAGCTCAAAATTGTTGCCAGGACATCTTGAATACTCGAAACTTGTCGATGCAAATGTACAGGATCCTGCTAATGGTCCCATTAATTCAGTTCAGTTCCATCGAAATGGTCAGCTGCTTCTTGCTGCTGGATTAGACCGGAAgcttaaattttttcaaattgatGGCAAACGGAACACCAAGATTGAAAGCATCTTCCTTGAAGATTGCCCCATTCGAAAAGCATCTTTCTTGCCCGATGGGTCCCAGGTGATAATATCAGGAAGAAGAAAGTTCTTTTATAGTCTTGATTTAGTTAAGGCTAGAGTTGATAAAATCGGTCCGCTGTTGGGTAGGGAAGAGAAGAGTATTGAAGTGTTTGAGGTCTCTCCTGATTCTCAACTGATAGCCTTTGTGGGCAATGAAGGTTATATTTTACTGGTTTCAACAAAGTCGAAGCAATTAGTTGGTACTCTGAAGATGAACGGAACAGTCCGTTCGTTAGCTTTTACTGAAGATGGACAAAAATTGTTGAGCGCTGGTGGTGATGGCCATATTTACCATTGGGATCTGAGAACAAGGACTTGTATACACAAAGGTGTAGATGAAGGCTGTTTAAACGGCACAGCCCTTTGTACTTCTCCAGTAGGGACGCATTTTGCAGCTGGTTCGGCTAGTGGAGTTGTGAATATTTACAATAGTGAGGAATTTCTCGGGGGAAAGAGAAAGCCTATCAAGACCATTGATAATCTGAATACTGAAGTGGATTTCATGAAATTCAATCACGACTCTCAAATACTAGCAATCTGTTCAAGGGCGAAGAACAGCAGTTTGAAATTAGTACATATACCATCCTACACTGTTTTCTCTAACTGGCCGCGTTCAAATGCGAGCCTGCATTATCCCCGTTGTATTGATTTTAGCCCAGGTGGTGGTTTTATGGCTGTAGGAAATGCTTCAGGCAAAGTTTTACTGTATAAGTTGCACCATTATCACCATGCCTGAAGTAGATCAGGTTTTTGTTGTCTTTTATATTTGAGGTGTTGTGAAATTTTTGAGACTTGAGTTGTATTTTATCATTAATTAATGaaactttatttttgtgtcAAATAACCAAAACTTCATCTGTTGTCTTGTATTTTCTTACGCTTACTCTATCTGTATATGAAATGCACATGCATTTGTTTACAGTTTAATCCCCGTTCCCAACTTTGATTCAGCGATGATGGGGGTGAGGCGATAGCAGATAGCAGGCTGCTAGTACCCACTACTGATTGACCAAGCGCAGCAGCATTTGTGTATGAAATGTGCTGTCCCCTTGGATTTGCTCAACCATGGTTTAATGTCATACTGTGGACACTTGTGGTTAATAATGTGTCAACCATAATTATATACCAGTAATTCAATAAAGGTTATGATCTGGGACTAAACAATCATAACCTTTGTCAATTTGATGagtaactttttttgttttaggggGAGGGGCAATTTTATAGTGCACAAGTGGTATAGGCAGTGAATCATATAGTTTTTTACCATTGAATCATTAAGCCACATCAcaatttatcatttaatttcCATAAGCTACACATGCAAATTAGTGTCCAAACCATACCCATAGAAACCTGATCTGAATTCGTTATATAGATTGTTGATGGGACAAACATTCCATTCCAGCAAATGCAAGCATCGTGCATGCTTTTGCTATAATTTATCTAGCTATgacagtttttttgtttttttttttgttctgaaATGCATAATAAAAATGCCTATATTccttcagaaagaaaaaaagatatagATTCACGGATGGATTTTGAAAAGCAAGATAGACTGCAATAGTAACACGACGCTTGAAAAGAAAAGTTTGTGACTGTGTCTCTAAGGATGAATAACATAAGTTGTAGAGGGGAGGAAGAAGGTGAGAGTAAGGAAAGAAGAGGAAGTAGATTTGGTGACGAGGGTGTACCAAAACATTTGGTGGAATTATAAGATCTAATATTAaaaaggtcaaatgcatctaaaggtcctttaagtttttcattttttccaaatcgtcctttaagtttcaaaagtctcaaacaagtccttttagtttttgaatcgtttcaaacaagtcctattgtagatagcatagttggtaattgcttccttgaactaaTCTTTGATACTAAATTTGGCTCcaaacacccacttaaaattagtcatctttttaagcatggcaaatggtggataatgctctttgttgctatcatctaaatcatcaccatcatcctctaaaagaacttgtttgaaaggattcaaaaattaaaaggacttgtttgagacttttcaaacttaaaagacgactttgagaaaaacgaaaaacttaaaggacctttaaatgcatttgacctattaaaaataaacaatgttatttgaacaactatttataattattgatGTGATTATAAGATAGAGGaacaactaattaaaaaattaaatagtacCTATACGATGTTGGACAACCAAAAAGTTGTAACAtagtaacattttatttttcgttaAAAAATGGTACAACACCtaagtgacttttttttttttgggtgaaagaACCACCTAAGTGACTTGTGCACATTAATTTGTATATATACATGTATGACTCTGCACGAGTTTGTTGATTGAACAATCATAACCTTCATCGATTTGATGGACAGTTCTATTTTCATACATTGACCATGATCAAGACTTCACTTATTtaatctttaactttttaaaaaatgaagttaTGTTATGGTTTGGTCTTCCATCATTATTGCCTTTTGCCCCAAAGAATAGCGATTGCATCACCAGTATACTAGAAATAAGAGAAACACCAGCATAGAAGATAAAAAAAGCCTGTTGTTTTGAGCTGTTCATTAGACTACTACAAACCTAAATATATCTATAAATGCTCTTTGAGCTGTTGGCTGTGAGGCCTGCCTTAGTTTGTTCTCGAAACCGAACTCTTCTAAATTAAAAGACCAATACAAACTGATACTTAATGTCCTATCTATGACCCTCTCAAGAGCTTTATTTGCATCACTAGATATATGATATTTGAATCATCTCTATATCCGGCAATCATTATGGGAACACTGAACATTTCTCTTTGCTGCTGGTGTGTAATATCTAAAAAGGTAGTCCTTCCATGTCTAACTTCAGAATCATCAACTTCATGTTTCTCTAATTCTACTTGAGGGAGTTTTCAATGTCTATTACAAAACGATATTTCACGTCCTTATTTACGACCCTCTCAAGAGCTTCATTTGAGTACCCAATTGGAATCAGTTCTATATCTGGGTGAATCCCATTTGCAGCACAGAAGTCAACCATCTCCTGTATTTCTTTTGTACCACCTGTAACACTTCCGGCAACAGTTCTTGATCCTGCAAACAGATGAATGGAGGATATTATTTCTGGTTCCAGCGGTACAAAGAACGAGTTGTTATTACAACAAAACTTCTATACTTCAAATGCAACATTACCTAAATTAAGGCTTGCAGGGCTGAATTTGACTTCACTTGGGAACCCAACTAAGACCAGAACACCAGATATCTTCAGAAGTGACATGTAAGGATCAAACAGGTGATCACCCGATGCCGTGTCAATTATAAAATCCAATGATTTAGCCAACGCCTGCATAGAAGTCACCATCAGTTTAGATAATAAAAACAGAAACACATGTCATCGGTATCAGTATTCTCAGGGGCGAATGCTTGTACAAGAGAGGGGTAGCTATGGctaccccaaaaaaataaattttattgaatttgtaggtatatttttatgtttagctacccctaataatatatatttggctaCCCCAAGTTCGATTTTAGGtgtcataattttttatgactTTGGTTACTTTCGGGTGGCCACCTCATAAAATTATTGCTAGCTTCGCCGCTGAGTATTCTCTTCATGGTTTGAAGAAAATGCTATGGTATAGATGGTTCATATAATACATACCCTCATATCTTCTTGATTAGATGAAACAACAAATTGGTCTGCACCAAGAAGGCTCAGCGCCTCCTCTTTCTTTGACATGCTAGTGCTGAAAACCGTTACACGCAAACCAAATGCCTTCCCAAATTTTACCGCCATATGACCGAGGCCACCAAGACCAACCACTCCAAGAGACTTGCCGGGTTGATTCATATTATGTCGAATCATGGGAGAATAAACAGTGATTCCAGCACAGAGCAAAGGACCTGCTGAAGCTAGAGGATAGCTTTTAGGTATCAAGAAGCAATACCTGCACATGCAAGACCATATATAAAAGAAGTTATGAACTGAAATTACAACCTCCATTATTACGAAATCAAATAAGTGTTTTTAGTGCTTATAATAAATTTAAGCAAGAGAAGGTCTTGTAAAAACGcataaaacataatcagaacGAAGCCATCTATTAAGTTTACCTTTCATGTACTACAATGGAAGTGGAGTATCCTCCTTTTGTAATTGTGCCATCATAATCAACACCATTAAAGGTGTAAACTGATCCCTTGACACAATGAACTTCGAATCGATCGTTACAATACTCACATTCCCTGCATGAGTTGATGTAAGTCCCCACTCCGACATGGTCACCAACCTTGAAACGCTGGACATTGGGACCAACCTTTGCCACAACCCCAGCAATCTCGTGTCTgataagaaaaaaggaaaacacaGATAAATAAACTTATGTACATAACATTCTCGACCATACACACATCAAGAAAAGCTCACCACTTACCCGGGTACAACAGGATACTTTGAATCCCCATGTTTATTCTTTGCCCAAATTACATCAGCATAACAAACACCGCAGTgtgtaattttaacataaacatcttcacTCCCGAGCTCCCTTAGCAATCACCATTATCATATCGCaaggatttaattttttttggaaaaatgtaACATGGCCAGCAAGtcatacataaatgcatacatTCTTATATGTGGACATTTGAATTGATATGAAGGTGTAACATCATACTAGGATAACAAGTAAGGTTGCcttgaaataaaatgaaaattagattttatatcaATGAGTTTAAATTTCATAGACTGTCagtgtaaaatgttttatactATGAACACATCACAAGCAATCATGTGTGTGACTTCAGAAGCGGttatgaaaaaagtaaaatgtttATAATGACCTAACGATTATGATTGAGTGACAAGTCTAAAAACCCTTTACACCGaaagtatatataaattaaatcctaaAAGAATTACTCCATTCTACAAAGTGGAATGAGAGGTAAATGTAACATATATACATACCTTCGATTGAATTTGTAAGGCGACAGAACACCAGATGCATCTCTTGCTGCCCATGCAAGGCAATCTTCACCAACACCTTCAGAACTCATAGCTATTCTACTCAAACAtaataacataattaattagtcctcaattcatttcatataattaatttctaataaatcaaacaaattatgGATTCATGCAAGGATAATGTAGCCCCCAAAAATCATCAATATCATAGCTATAGAtgaaatgattatttcattttttgtacACAATTGTGTGAGACTTTGATATGAAACAATCAGAGAATGATACAATAgatccaacaaaacaaaaaatcaaacacataaTACAACGAACATGTGAaatcataatataaataaaagagaatttacaaaaacaaaataaatgaattcTGAAATTCGATTAAACTAAAATATGTGATAATTTTCCTCTTCGAAGTTTAATAGCAATGGAGAATGAGTgaattgtaattgtaattgagaaatgatttgttgatttaatCTAAAAAGTTCATTCATTGTTTGGCTTTGGCAAGGAGAATAGAGAGTCAACGTACCTTCGGAGAAGAAGACAGACAAAACAAAAACAGCTCTTTGGTCTTTGCTGTGTGAAGTCTGACTTTTATTTTGTGTCCACGAGTGCAAATGTTGATTTaaattaggtttaaatatgtcattagtccttacattttcatcagattttgacattggtccctacactttcttttgtttggtattggtccatgcactttgtaaaaatattggtattgatctctctattaactttctcttaaaaaaaaaacacaaaactattggtattggtccctgcactttgtaaaaatattggtattggtccctgcactttgtaaaaatattgatattggtgccacgtggcgtgaaatgattgggccacgtggcactccgttggttttgtgtttttttttttaacagaaagttaacagagggaccaataccaatatttttacaaagtgcagggaccaatgccaaaatctgatgaaagtgcagggaccaatgacacatttaaacctttaAATTATAACTGCAATGTAAATTTGAGTTCGAATCTCgaattctttatttatttttatttagaggAGAGTTTATAGTTATCAggttatttaattaaaaaaaatcaattaaattgtaaaaatatgTGGTTTTTTTTAGGTGCAtaaaattttagggtgaggggatggtgccCCAGTCCAAGGCAGGGAAGACCTTTGACACTAGCGGGGATCGAACCTGGGTTCTCTCGAATTCAAGTCCAAGGCAGGGAAAACTTTTGGCACTAGCGGAGTTCGAACCTGGGTTCTCTCGAATTCAAGACCTATCATTTTACCAATAGACCAAGCCTTTggagtttaaaaataaaaaaataaaaaaaaataaatattaaaccaAATCAAAGCAATATAATTTGGATTGGTTCAATTATTTTGTAAGACgacagaatttaaaaaattaacaaattatttagttgtatttttttttgaataaaaattatttagttgTATTAGCTACAACAATTAACTAGTTTGCAATGACTAACAATTAACTCTGAATACCATTGAGGTACATAAACAGAAGGGAGAACAATTAATAATTAACTTGAATTATAAAATATGCAACAATTCAACATTAACAGGTTCTCTAAACTGAGTctaatttcaaaacaaataagcataaaaattcAACTCCAAAAGCAATTACATTGTATAACGTTAATTGGAaaaataagaaggaaaaaaaagaggTTCTACTGGAGAGTGTTTGGATTGAGTTGAGTCTTTGAGTTGAGTTActagtttaataaataaattcttaatTAATTAAGTGACTAtgcagtttggtttggttcaagTGTCAAAACAAAAATGGTAAATTAAACAGCgtgattgaaagaaaaattagcTTGAACACATCCAAACTAAACACAATTTTTTGCACTTTTCAATATAAGTTGGTTTGACCTGCGATTTTCTATTGAATTAGTTTGGTTTTAAACTTACATTGTATTTTGATTTAAGCTTAAAGTCGAAGGATTGGAATTGTCTATAGGCACAACCTCAAGAGACATGACTTCATGTTATCAATTACATCACTACTATCCGATGCTCAAGATTTCAAGTTTGATATTTTggataaaaatcaaaatctatattaaaattgaaattgtctTAGCAATCTTGTTGAAAGGTGATCGATTCAAATGTGACTTAACTTAAcacaatccaaatccaaatttaGTTTCTTACCTTTAGCAAGtaacaagttaaaataaagtatCACATTCTATCATTCTCACTTTTTTTCCTACCATTCTCACATCTTTAACTCTACTATCCAGTCTTTGGTAAAACATAccccctccggtcctatttacaagagacatgttattttttagatacattaaataatttatgtatttggtttaggttcttgactagatacatacattattcaatgtatctaaaaagtcaactttcttttataaataggatcagagagtattaaataaaattctagAGTCAAAAGAAACTACAATTCCATTACATCACTTCACTACccctttaaagaaaataaaaaccattACCTCactcgtttttttttctttttcttaacaTTCATTATTACTACATTAAGGTTAAACATTTTTGTGGTAATTTGGTATGCAATTTGTAAGATTTTTTATATCTTCAATTATTAACTACTTAATGTTAATAAAAAGATTACACTTTAATAACATCTActataaatatgtatttcagatatttaaaaaaaaaaatgacaaatgttaaatgaaatacataattttttttttcaaaccttAGACTTTAATTTAACACCTTAAATCATTTAATCCTTTAGTTCAACCAAATAAGCTACGAGATTATTTTCCACCCTGAAGATATAACAAACTTTagatttattatctttttaatgctttctttcattttagttctttattacataaacatatatattatttaatttgggCAAAGAATTCAATTAAACAATTATCCAATATGTGCTTATTTGCACAATGTATACTGTTTGTGAGCTCAAGGGGCACAATCATTTGGAAGCAAAGACAGAAAACAACTTAGAAACCTCTAAGGAGCAGATCCAAGTAGAGTTTGCAAAACAAGTTACAGAGACAGGGAGGACATCCTCCTATAGGTAAATAAAATCTTGCAAAACCATCTACTAGTACTAGGTTGATTGACCTAATGCAAAATGTGCAATATACTACAAACCCATATCTACATCAAATAACGAATATTGTAAATCACGTTATAATTTGGATGATTAGAAACACCTATGTTAATGGACTCGTCTTAATCATGCAATATGCATGGTTCAATCAGAAAATTGCCAAAACCACGTCTTCTATATATTAGAAACACCTATGTTAATGGATTCGTCATAATTAATAGCAATGTTACACCATTATCACCATGCCTGAAGAAGTAGATCAGAAATTCTGTCAAGGTTTTTGTTGTCTTTTATATTTGAGGTGTTGTGAAATTTTTGAGACTTGAGTTGTATTTTATCATTAATTAATGAAACATTATTTTTGTGTCAAATAACGAAAACTTCAtatgttgtattgtattttCTTATGCCAACTCTACCTGTATATGAAACACACCTAAGTGAAATAGTTATACAGCGTATATATTCGGCGTTGGAAAACCAACAAGTCTTAACATAACATTTCTCGTTAAAAAATGGTACACCACCTAAgtgacttttattttttctttcaaagaacCACCAAATAAGTGACTTGTGCACATTAGAAATTACATTACAAATGTGTGTTGATTGAACGATCATAACCTCATCGATTTGACGGACAGTTCTATTTTCATACATTGACCATGATCAAAACTTCACTTATTTGATCTTTAactttttactttttgaaaaatgaagttaagttGATGGTTTGATCAAAACTTActcaagttttattttattcagtTCTCAATATCCATTAGACTACTACAAACCTAAATATATCTATAAATTCTCTTTGAGCTGTTGGCTGTGAAGCCTGCCTTAGTTTGTTCTCGAAACGGAACTAGTCTAAATTAAAAGATTAATACAAACTGATACTTAATGTCCATATCTATGAATGACCCTCTCAAGAGCTTTATTTGCATTGCTAGATATATGAAACTTGAGATCTCTCTCTATATCTGGCAATCATTATGGAACACTGAACATTTCTCTTTGCTGCTTGTGTGTAATATCTAAAAAGGTAGTCCTCCCATGTCTAATTCTACTTGAGGGAGTTTTCAATGTCTATCACAAATCGATATTTCACGTCCTTACTGACGACCCTCTCAAGAGCTTCATTTGAGTACCCAATTGGAATCAGTTCTATATCTGGGTGAATCCCGTTTGCAGCACAGAAGTCAACCATCTCCtgtattaatttcttttgtacCACCTGCAGCACTTCCGGCAACAGTTCTTGATCCTGCAAACAGATGATGAATGAAGGATATTATTTCTGGTTCCAGCAGTACAAAGAATGAGTTGTTATTCCAACAAAACTTCTATACTTCAAATGCAACATTACCTAAATTAAGGCTTGCAGGGCTGAATTTGACTTCACTTGGGAACCCAACTAAGGCCAGAACACCAGATATCTTCAGAAGTGACATGTAAGGATCAAATGGGTGATCACCCGAAGCCGTGTCAATTATAAAATCCAATGTTTTAGCTAACGCCTTCATAGAAGTCACCATTAATTTAGATAAAAAAACAGAAGCACATGTCATTGGTATTAGTATTCACCTCATGGTTTGAAGAAAATGCTATGATATAGATGGTTCATGTAATACTTGCCCTCATCTCTTCTTGATTAGATGAAACAACAAATTGGTCTGCACCAAGAAAGCTCAGCGCCTCCTCTTTCTTTGACATACTAGTGCTGAAAACCGTTACACGCAAACCAAATGCCTTCCCAAATTTTACTGCCATATGACCGAGGCCACCAAGACCAACCACTCCAAGAGACTTACCAGGTTGATTCATATTATGTCGCATCATGGGAGAATAAACAGTGATTCCAGCACAAAGCAAAGGACCTGCCGAAGCTAAAGGATAGCTTTTAGGTATCAAGAAGCAATACCTGCATATGCAAGACCAAATATAAAAGAAGTTATGAACTGAAATTACAACTTCCATCGTTATGAAATCAAAGATGTTTTTTTAGTGCTCATAATAAATTTCAGCAAGATAATCAGAACCAAGCCCTCTATTAAGTTTACCTTTCATTTACTACAATTGAAGTCGAGTATCCTCCTTTTGTAATTGTACCATCATAATCAACACAATTAAAGGTGTAAACTGATCCCTTGGCACAATGAATGAATTTCTAGTCTATCATTACAATACTCATAATAAACAGCTCTTTGCTcactttttgtttgtttgagaggaatgtttctttttgaataaatagaaaaagattGACAAAACAAAACAGCTCTTTGCTcactttttgtgtgtttgagttAAGTGTTTAAGTTGAGTTACTAGTTTAATAAATAAGCTCCTAATTAATTAAGTGAGTATGCATTTTGGTTTGGTTCTAagtatcaaaataaaaagtgtaaATGGAACAACGCGATTGAGTGTAAATCAAACTAAACACTATATTTTGCAGCTTTCAGTTTAAGTTGGTTCAACCAGTGATTTTTATGGAGTTAGTTCGGTTTTGAACTtacaattattttcatttatctAATAATAAGGATAATTTCTGGTGTTccacaaatcgagtgttaactcatAAAGTCGGGCAAGTTTATGTTTTTATCTCAAAATCGTGTTAACTTAGATGTAAAACCGTTTTGGTTGAAATCAGAATGTTTGATGAGTTTGAGCGAGTTAACACTTGATAAACTCGATAAACCTAGGTAAAATCATCTGAGTTCACAAGTTAACacttaaaaaacattttttttttgttttggaacaTATTTTTCCGGGCCCATTTTCTGAATTCAATTCCTTTTTTCAAGCTCAATAACCTAAAGTACTTGTCTTGCCTTTACAATTATCACTTTCTTGTCTTACCTCGTCTTTCTTTCTTCTGAaacgaacaacacaacacacaaaatttatgattttgcgagttaattttgtattttgatgctaAGTTGAACATAATGTTTTATTATGGTGGTTTGATATACTTTGTCTTTATAATTAAGTCATAGTTTGCACCAGGGCCGTTCTTAGGGAGTGCAAAGAGCTCAACCGAGCTGGACCTCCCAAAGTGATGGGcctcaagaaaaaaattattgctcAATATCCCCACCCccactcaaaaaagaaaattaaacatgtttcatgtttcaatttctaAGTAAAAATCATGTTTCATGTTTATATTTCTAAGTTAAAAAATACGTCTTTCGTAAAAATAAttgctaattttgattttggtggCTAATAATCATTAGACTagtgttattttcaatttaaatagaagattaatcttttaaaaaaattatggtttttttattaAGGGCTTATTTTTACCATGAGAGCCG
Proteins encoded in this window:
- the LOC11421609 gene encoding probable cinnamyl alcohol dehydrogenase 1 isoform X1: MLLCLSRIAMSSEGVGEDCLAWAARDASGVLSPYKFNRRELGSEDVYVKITHCGVCYADVIWAKNKHGDSKYPVVPGHEIAGVVAKVGPNVQRFKVGDHVGVGTYINSCRECEYCNDRFEVHCVKGSVYTFNGVDYDGTITKGGYSTSIVVHERYCFLIPKSYPLASAGPLLCAGITVYSPMIRHNMNQPGKSLGVVGLGGLGHMAVKFGKAFGLRVTVFSTSMSKKEEALSLLGADQFVVSSNQEDMRALAKSLDFIIDTASGDHLFDPYMSLLKISGVLVLVGFPSEVKFSPASLNLGSRTVAGSVTGGTKEIQEMVDFCAANGIHPDIELIPIGYSNEALERVVNKDVKYRFVIDIENSLK
- the LOC11421609 gene encoding probable cinnamyl alcohol dehydrogenase 1 isoform X2, producing MSSEGVGEDCLAWAARDASGVLSPYKFNRRELGSEDVYVKITHCGVCYADVIWAKNKHGDSKYPVVPGHEIAGVVAKVGPNVQRFKVGDHVGVGTYINSCRECEYCNDRFEVHCVKGSVYTFNGVDYDGTITKGGYSTSIVVHERYCFLIPKSYPLASAGPLLCAGITVYSPMIRHNMNQPGKSLGVVGLGGLGHMAVKFGKAFGLRVTVFSTSMSKKEEALSLLGADQFVVSSNQEDMRALAKSLDFIIDTASGDHLFDPYMSLLKISGVLVLVGFPSEVKFSPASLNLGSRTVAGSVTGGTKEIQEMVDFCAANGIHPDIELIPIGYSNEALERVVNKDVKYRFVIDIENSLK
- the LOC11425141 gene encoding U3 small nucleolar RNA-associated protein 18 homolog, encoding MSLISQNARSKNETKREEVVKGNEVEDGKEFDVDTVEAKKRKLDGKEEQLAKEQVKEMKKLESFLFGSLYSPPEFGKGDDDEVDAAASATASNLFFTDRSADSVLTVYQEDADFSDESDNDDALKRKPVWVDEEEEKVTVNIAKVNRLRKLRKEEDEDLISGSEYVSRLRAQHAKLNRGTDWAQLDSGSKMDGSSDDELTDDENKAAVSRGYEDLDDILRTNEDLVVKSSSKLLPGHLEYSKLVDANVQDPANGPINSVQFHRNGQLLLAAGLDRKLKFFQIDGKRNTKIESIFLEDCPIRKASFLPDGSQVIISGRRKFFYSLDLVKARVDKIGPLLGREEKSIEVFEVSPDSQLIAFVGNEGYILLVSTKSKQLVGTLKMNGTVRSLAFTEDGQKLLSAGGDGHIYHWDLRTRTCIHKGVDEGCLNGTALCTSPVGTHFAAGSASGVVNIYNSEEFLGGKRKPIKTIDNLNTEVDFMKFNHDSQILAICSRAKNSSLKLVHIPSYTVFSNWPRSNASLHYPRCIDFSPGGGFMAVGNASGKVLLYKLHHYHHA